The Lysobacter capsici genome has a segment encoding these proteins:
- a CDS encoding acyl carrier protein: MKDGGFFMLRDEMLDKLKSMIVEKFDLKPESVSASTTQSELGIDSIIMVDLMMDVEERFGIEFKELQFPKNPSLNDIVDLIVANSNG, encoded by the coding sequence ATGAAAGACGGGGGCTTTTTTATGCTGCGGGACGAGATGCTGGATAAGCTCAAGAGCATGATAGTTGAAAAGTTCGACCTGAAACCGGAAAGCGTAAGTGCTTCGACGACCCAAAGCGAACTGGGCATCGACTCGATAATAATGGTCGATCTCATGATGGATGTTGAGGAGCGGTTTGGCATCGAGTTTAAGGAATTGCAGTTCCCTAAAAATCCGTCGCTCAACGATATAGTCGATCTGATCGTTGCGAATTCAAACGGCTGA
- a CDS encoding ATP-binding protein → MDQVTPEQLKKSVQDQSSVRVKLGVPVALATIAVNLFSQSAAEASFSGISVLAGYIFYALATYVVARHPGPLSWRHIAIGTAVLDPAILSAWLYFEGEAAILIVGFYLFTILGFGFRIGPKIMRFCQAISIGCFGLVLMGSPIWRDNLFFGLSHLILLLIVPMYAGSLMRDLRAAKAYAERESKAKTQLLANVSHELRTPLTGIVSAAQLLDSESNTPEANRLAATILKLASSLDAEISQLLDLSKLGIQPADGPPVPYELGTVIHTIEVALTETAAAKGVELKTEISPDIVRPVLGHPHELTSILMNLAGNAVKFTHTGTVTIQINLKAANERTYSLSFVVTDTGIGIPLEHQEKLFEPFYRIETGDRRQYRGTGLGTTIAREHVRRMGGELLVSSTPGEGSTFWFEIELPIASLPVVPVDNQAPPILAPKRILVADDNALNLELLQQMLARDGHLVTAAHNGNDALSQLALEDFDVVMLDFNMDDLDGLSVFQTYAMGRLHPAPTFFVTADTSSSTAAKLSKAGAAGVVYKPLTFDKLRGAIASVFPNETPTARPDVADRDGARLSVVPVEHIDPAILDLLREIKDQPEFLHKIIGDGIADLRDLLSQLSDAITHRDLHLVHHRAHAMRGVALNIGAVRLGAQCERLMDIPLDQLSASSERLNDDLVSTWKEALQALEELRAPFAGPAQPPA, encoded by the coding sequence ATGGATCAGGTAACGCCAGAGCAATTAAAAAAGAGTGTACAGGATCAGTCCTCGGTCAGGGTCAAACTCGGCGTGCCGGTGGCGCTCGCCACCATCGCCGTCAATTTATTCTCGCAATCCGCCGCCGAGGCTTCGTTTTCCGGAATCAGCGTACTTGCCGGTTATATATTTTACGCTCTGGCCACTTACGTCGTGGCGCGCCATCCGGGTCCTCTCTCGTGGCGTCACATCGCGATAGGGACCGCGGTACTCGACCCCGCCATTCTATCGGCGTGGCTTTATTTCGAAGGCGAGGCGGCGATCCTGATCGTAGGCTTTTACCTCTTCACCATACTCGGGTTCGGCTTTCGCATCGGCCCGAAGATAATGCGATTCTGCCAGGCCATCTCCATCGGCTGTTTCGGCCTGGTACTCATGGGCTCGCCGATCTGGAGAGATAATCTGTTCTTCGGATTGTCTCACCTGATCCTGCTGCTTATCGTTCCGATGTACGCCGGATCGCTGATGCGCGACTTGCGCGCGGCGAAGGCTTATGCCGAGCGCGAGAGCAAGGCCAAAACACAGCTGCTCGCCAATGTCAGCCATGAACTGCGCACCCCGCTCACGGGCATCGTATCGGCCGCGCAGCTATTGGACAGCGAGAGCAACACCCCTGAAGCCAATCGGTTGGCAGCCACCATACTCAAGCTGGCGTCTTCTCTCGACGCCGAGATCAGCCAACTCCTGGACTTGTCCAAACTCGGCATTCAACCTGCGGACGGCCCGCCGGTACCGTACGAGCTTGGTACCGTGATCCACACGATCGAAGTGGCGCTGACGGAAACCGCGGCAGCCAAAGGGGTCGAACTGAAGACGGAAATCTCCCCCGATATCGTTCGGCCCGTGCTGGGGCACCCTCATGAGCTGACGAGCATCCTCATGAATCTGGCGGGTAACGCCGTGAAGTTCACCCACACCGGCACGGTTACCATTCAAATCAACTTGAAGGCCGCCAACGAGCGCACTTACTCGCTCTCGTTCGTTGTCACCGACACCGGAATCGGCATCCCGCTGGAGCATCAGGAAAAGCTGTTCGAACCCTTCTACAGAATCGAGACCGGCGATCGCCGTCAGTATCGCGGAACCGGGCTGGGCACGACCATCGCGCGCGAACATGTGCGGCGGATGGGCGGTGAGCTGCTGGTGTCCAGCACCCCTGGCGAAGGCTCCACGTTCTGGTTCGAAATCGAACTGCCGATCGCCAGCTTGCCGGTCGTGCCGGTGGACAACCAGGCACCGCCCATCCTTGCCCCCAAGCGCATCCTCGTGGCGGACGACAACGCCCTGAATCTGGAACTGCTGCAGCAAATGCTGGCGCGGGACGGTCACCTGGTAACCGCCGCCCACAACGGCAACGATGCGTTGAGCCAACTGGCGCTGGAGGATTTCGATGTCGTCATGCTCGATTTCAACATGGACGACCTGGACGGCCTTTCGGTCTTTCAGACCTACGCGATGGGCCGCCTGCATCCCGCGCCGACGTTCTTCGTCACCGCCGACACCTCGAGTTCGACCGCCGCGAAATTGAGCAAGGCGGGTGCGGCGGGCGTCGTATACAAGCCGCTGACATTCGACAAGCTACGCGGCGCGATCGCCTCGGTGTTTCCGAACGAGACGCCGACCGCACGCCCCGACGTCGCCGATCGCGACGGGGCGCGACTGAGCGTCGTCCCCGTCGAGCACATCGATCCGGCGATCCTCGATCTGCTGCGCGAAATCAAGGACCAACCGGAGTTCCTGCACAAGATCATCGGCGACGGCATCGCCGACCTGCGCGATCTTCTGAGCCAACTATCCGACGCCATCACCCATCGCGATCTCCATCTGGTCCATCACCGCGCTCACGCCATGCGCGGTGTCGCGCTCAACATCGGAGCGGTCAGACTAGGCGCTCAATGCGAGCGCCTGATGGACATCCCCCTGGATCAACTCAGCGCATCCAGCGAACGCCTCAATGACGATTTGGTGTCCACGTGGAAGGAGGCGCTGCAAGCACTTGAAGAACTTCGCGCCCCCTTCGCCGGCCCCGCCCAGCCACCGGCCTGA
- a CDS encoding crotonase/enoyl-CoA hydratase family protein, with protein MSALPVLQNYLSTSSVQPIQFSRRVVTENRRLASNVLWVRFSPDQESGLQNFTPALVDEFQGVLDSIRRPVGDMAALPTRYTVIQSTHPDYFSVGGDLRFFRSCIAARDDKRLRQYSMACLDLMHGWSTRLKGESTSISLVQGRALGGGFEMVLSTDYVIAEERSSFGFPEIMFGLFPCTGAMGLLASKVGARQAEKMMTNKRIYSAAELYEMGIVDELCADGKGERAVERYVAEHSRRQKALLKVQASRYRTAPFNYDEGVRVVEDWVETAMSLSAEEIRTMEMLILMQSRDAVAGG; from the coding sequence ATGAGTGCCTTGCCAGTCTTGCAGAATTATCTGTCCACATCGTCGGTCCAGCCCATTCAGTTTTCACGTCGCGTAGTGACTGAAAACAGAAGGCTGGCGTCGAATGTCCTTTGGGTACGTTTCTCGCCGGACCAGGAGTCCGGTCTGCAGAACTTCACTCCCGCCTTGGTGGACGAATTCCAGGGCGTACTGGATTCGATCCGCAGGCCGGTCGGCGACATGGCCGCGCTGCCTACCCGGTACACCGTGATTCAGTCGACCCACCCCGACTACTTCAGCGTGGGCGGCGACTTGCGATTCTTCCGCTCGTGCATCGCGGCTCGCGACGATAAGCGGCTGCGACAGTATTCGATGGCTTGCCTGGACCTGATGCACGGTTGGTCGACGCGGCTCAAGGGCGAGAGTACGTCGATCAGTCTCGTGCAGGGTCGCGCGTTGGGCGGCGGATTCGAGATGGTGCTGAGCACCGACTATGTAATCGCCGAGGAGCGCAGCTCGTTCGGCTTCCCCGAAATCATGTTCGGCTTGTTTCCCTGCACGGGCGCCATGGGGCTGCTGGCCAGCAAGGTGGGGGCGAGGCAGGCCGAGAAGATGATGACGAACAAACGGATCTACTCCGCCGCCGAGTTGTATGAAATGGGCATCGTCGACGAGCTATGCGCCGACGGGAAAGGCGAGCGCGCGGTGGAGAGATACGTCGCGGAGCACTCGCGCAGGCAGAAGGCCTTGTTGAAGGTGCAGGCGAGCCGATACAGGACCGCTCCGTTCAATTACGACGAAGGCGTGAGGGTCGTCGAGGATTGGGTCGAAACCGCCATGAGTCTGAGCGCCGAGGAGATTCGCACCATGGAAATGCTGATCCTGATGCAATCGCGGGATGCCGTGGCCGGCGGATGA
- a CDS encoding beta-ketoacyl-[acyl-carrier-protein] synthase family protein — protein MKRRQVAITGMGVLSPLGLSVSEVAGALRAGTTGIELITVPRLPSQHVAGTVKGTFSERFSYIERPFLDRCHEMAIIAAGDAIADAGLDTFESFGSRAGVYYGNVNGGMASLQNWFEESLLNGKHKSRPFTAMSIMANSGAAQVAIRHKIRGPVITHASACASSGVAIGEAMRAIADGYLDVAVTGGAEAPLSAALIAVFDGTRALSKPRVDDPGHSCRPFSKDRSGLVLGEGAAFLVLEAADLAERRGAKIHGYVRGYGVSCDAYHIGMPDSAGQIECLTTALRDAGIEAEDVGYVNAHATATEGGDVIEATAIREVFGDGPASAAVSSTKSVHGHLLGAASAMECLITVVAMNESLLPASGNIGVVDERCSLNHVGELPRTDCRIDLAVSFSCGFGGTNAALVLGTQRSLSV, from the coding sequence ATGAAAAGGCGACAAGTTGCAATCACAGGTATGGGCGTTCTCAGTCCGCTCGGTCTGTCCGTGTCCGAGGTGGCAGGCGCGTTGCGGGCCGGGACCACGGGGATCGAGCTGATCACCGTCCCCCGGCTGCCGAGCCAACACGTCGCGGGTACCGTAAAAGGGACGTTCTCGGAGCGATTCAGTTATATCGAGCGGCCGTTTCTGGATAGATGCCATGAAATGGCGATCATCGCGGCCGGTGACGCGATCGCTGACGCCGGGCTGGACACCTTTGAGAGTTTTGGCTCCAGGGCGGGCGTTTACTATGGAAACGTCAACGGCGGAATGGCGTCCCTGCAGAATTGGTTCGAGGAATCGCTGCTAAACGGCAAGCATAAATCCCGGCCTTTCACCGCCATGTCCATCATGGCCAACAGTGGCGCCGCCCAAGTAGCGATCCGCCACAAGATTCGCGGCCCGGTGATAACTCATGCGAGCGCGTGCGCGTCATCGGGCGTGGCTATCGGCGAGGCGATGAGGGCCATTGCGGATGGCTACTTGGACGTGGCCGTCACGGGCGGAGCGGAAGCGCCGCTGTCCGCGGCGCTGATCGCCGTCTTCGATGGCACGCGCGCGTTGTCAAAACCCCGTGTCGACGATCCGGGCCATTCGTGCAGACCGTTCTCGAAGGATCGCAGCGGGCTGGTGCTCGGCGAAGGCGCGGCTTTTCTGGTGCTGGAAGCCGCCGACCTGGCCGAGCGCCGCGGAGCGAAAATACACGGGTATGTGCGCGGCTACGGTGTCTCATGCGACGCCTACCATATCGGAATGCCGGACAGCGCCGGCCAGATCGAATGTTTGACAACGGCGTTGAGGGACGCCGGAATAGAAGCTGAAGACGTTGGATACGTAAATGCACATGCCACCGCTACGGAAGGCGGCGATGTAATAGAAGCAACGGCGATAAGGGAGGTGTTCGGTGATGGTCCAGCCTCGGCCGCGGTCAGCTCGACTAAATCCGTCCACGGACATTTGCTCGGCGCGGCCAGCGCAATGGAATGTCTTATCACCGTAGTCGCAATGAACGAGTCGTTGTTGCCGGCGAGCGGTAACATCGGCGTCGTCGATGAACGTTGTAGCCTAAATCACGTAGGAGAGCTTCCGCGCACAGATTGCAGAATTGACTTGGCAGTTAGCTTCTCTTGCGGGTTTGGTGGAACAAACGCTGCTCTGGTGCTCGGCACACAGCGCAGCCTTTCTGTGTAA
- a CDS encoding TonB family protein: protein MAHRLWLALLLLPVILMTSTAVAQDEFASVDPVSRRDKPPKYPAGAISACTSFSTVIIVNVDKSGGFTKAIVDKPAGNVLFDQAAIEASRHWKYYSEVEAGERKASRIRIPVYFPEHASCWDTVEPDTPAQVLEASVKAHPLKWPAVVEAEDLNGFVLLKSVVETDGSVRLTKVGISSGWSMIDDAASSAAAQWKYEPALVDGKPVRSVIEYTLYFGKGSR, encoded by the coding sequence ATGGCACACAGACTTTGGCTAGCTCTACTCCTCCTGCCCGTCATCCTCATGACATCCACTGCAGTGGCCCAGGATGAGTTCGCCAGCGTCGACCCGGTTTCTCGAAGGGATAAACCGCCAAAATATCCCGCTGGAGCCATTTCCGCATGCACCAGTTTCAGCACCGTGATCATTGTGAATGTAGATAAAAGCGGCGGCTTTACCAAGGCCATAGTGGACAAGCCCGCTGGCAACGTGCTCTTCGACCAAGCCGCGATAGAGGCATCCCGGCATTGGAAATACTATTCCGAAGTAGAGGCGGGAGAGCGGAAGGCCTCTCGCATACGTATACCAGTGTATTTTCCGGAGCACGCCAGCTGCTGGGATACCGTCGAGCCCGATACGCCAGCTCAAGTGCTGGAAGCTTCGGTGAAAGCACATCCACTAAAGTGGCCGGCCGTAGTAGAAGCAGAAGATCTAAACGGCTTCGTGCTGCTGAAATCGGTGGTCGAAACAGATGGCTCAGTCCGCCTGACGAAAGTAGGCATTTCCAGTGGCTGGTCGATGATCGATGACGCAGCGTCAAGCGCGGCCGCTCAATGGAAGTATGAGCCCGCGTTGGTCGATGGAAAGCCCGTGCGCTCAGTGATTGAGTACACCCTGTATTTCGGCAAGGGCTCACGCTGA